The genomic interval TCATATCTCATCTTCATGGAGATCATTTTTTTGGGCTCATAGGATTGTTATCTACTTTTCATTTATTAGGGAGAGAGAAATCAGTAAATATATACGCTCCAAAAGGATTAAAAGAAATTATTGATACTCATTTTAAATGGTCTTACACCAGACTTAAATATTGTATTGATCATATAGAATTGTCTTCTAAAAAATTGGAAAAAATTATGGAAAATGAAAAAATAGAAGTATACACTATTCCATTAAAACATAGAATTTATACAAATGGGTTTCTTTTTAAAGAAAAACCAAGCAATAGAAAATTAAATATGAAAGAAATAAAAAAAATTCCTGATATAAAAATTGTAGATTATAAAAATCTAAAACTCGGAAAAGACTTTATGACAAAAAAAGGAAAAATTATTCCTAATTATCAATTAACATTTGATCCTCCTAAAATATTATCTTATGCTTTTTGTTCAGATACTTCTTATCATTCTCCTATTATAGAACATATCAAATCAGTAGATTTATTATATCATGAGTCTACTTTTTTAAAAGAAGAAAAAAATAGAGCAATTAATACAGGGCATTCTACAGCAAATGAAGCCGCTTGTATAGCAAAAAAAGCTAAAGTTAAAAAATTACTTTTAGGACATTTTTCTAATAGATTTCCAAACATTAAAGCATTTGAAAAAGAAGCAAAAGAAATATTTTTTAATGTAGAAGCATCGGAACCTTTGAAAACATATTATTTAGATTATTAACTAAATAATTCTAATTCCTATTTTTCTACAGGAAAAAAAAGATACAATAACTCCCACTGTAAAAATAACACATGTTATGACACAAAAATTTTCTATTGTGAATTTAACTGGAAAAGGAATATCCTCTACAATTTTCAGTAAATGATATTTTTTTTGTAAAAAAGAAACAATATAGGATATAAATATTCCAAACATCCATCCAAAAATAGTAATAAGAATTCCTATAGATAAAAAAATTCTTTTTATTTTAGATAAAGAATACCCCAAACTCCATAGTACAAAAAGTTGATTTTCCTTATCTAATTTTAGTATATAAATCGCACTAATTAAATTGAATCCAGTAATTAATGTAATTAAACTGAATAGAAAATAAATGAATAATTTTTCGGAATTAACGACTTTATAAAAAGCTTTTTCTTCTTCTTCACGTGTTTTTATCATAAATTGAGATCCAAATTTCTTTTTCAGAATTTTTTTTATTGTAGAAATATTTTCATTTTGACAAATTTTTATCTCCAATGTGTGAAATACATTTTTATTTATTATATTCTGAATATCAGATAAATTACAAAATAAATATT from Blattabacterium cuenoti carries:
- a CDS encoding ribonuclease Z: MKKPSLTILGCHSSIPTDKFYPTAQILEMKGDSFLIDCGEGTQVQLRKAKIKFNKIAHIFISHLHGDHFFGLIGLLSTFHLLGREKSVNIYAPKGLKEIIDTHFKWSYTRLKYCIDHIELSSKKLEKIMENEKIEVYTIPLKHRIYTNGFLFKEKPSNRKLNMKEIKKIPDIKIVDYKNLKLGKDFMTKKGKIIPNYQLTFDPPKILSYAFCSDTSYHSPIIEHIKSVDLLYHESTFLKEEKNRAINTGHSTANEAACIAKKAKVKKLLLGHFSNRFPNIKAFEKEAKEIFFNVEASEPLKTYYLDY